Genomic DNA from Dehalococcoidia bacterium:
AGCGAACCAAATACGCTGAATAGGCAAGCGACTGAATCGGAAGGGCCAGAGAAGGAGCAGGCGACGTGTGAAGAGTCCGTTGGCGTGAGACTTCTCAAGATGGCTGAGAAGCTGCGGGAATCCGTTCCGCCAGAAGCCTGGGACAGCCTGCCAACTGATGGTGCGAAGAACTACAAACACTACCTGTACGGATCATCAAAAGAGAAAGACTGATGCATGTCGTCTTCGCGGATACAGGCTATTGGATAGCGCTTGCCTCCGGCAGAGACGAGTTGCGCCCTACCATTGTGCATGTAACTGAGTCGCTGGACGTGTCCATGGTGGTCACTACTGAGATGGTTCTGGTTGAGTTCCTCAATCACATGAGCAGAGGTGGAGAGTATGCGCGCACGGTTGCGATGGATATGATGATGGGGCTGCTAAGTGACTCCGATGTGGAGGTCGTTCCGCAAACCACGGCTCAATTCAGCGAGGCGTTGTCAAGATACGCCTCAAGGCTGGACCAAAGATGGAGCCTCACCGACTGCGCGAGCTTTCTAGTCATGGAGGAGCGCAACATAACTGAGGCATTAGCCTACGACCGGGATTTCGAGCAGGCGGGCTTCGTCTCTCTTCTGAGACGAGATCGAGAATGACACTGCCCCTTTGCTTCCACAGACATCCAACGTCGTATAGTACAATTCCAGAACTTCTATGGAGGAGGTTGGGCCTATGACTCTACGAGGAAGGGCGGCAGTTGTTGGGATCGGTGAGGTCCCGACACGCAGGCTCCTGGAGGGGCGCACCCTCTATGGCCTTTGCGCTGAGGCTGCCAAGATGGCTATCAACGATGCCGGACTGCGCAAGCAGGACATCGACGGCCTCGTGACGGATGGCGGAGCCGCGCTCGCCACGATGGCTGAGTACATCGACATCAAGCCCAACTTCGCCACCGGTGTCTCGATGCAGGGAGCCAGCGGCGCGACGGCAACCACGGTCGCCGCCAGCGCGATCAACGCGGGACTCTGTGAGACCGTGCTGGTAGTGATGGGCAACTCCAGGTCGTCGGGGCCTCCCGGTGGTGGCGCGTCGGTCAGGTCCGAGTGGGAAGAGCCGTACGGCATGGCCCCCGGCGCGGGCACCGGGTACGCGCTCATCTACAACCGTCACATGTACGAGTACGGCACCACGCAGGAACAGATGGCGAAGGTCGCATCAGACCAGCGCTTCAACGCTGTGGAGAATCCCAACGCCGTCTTCAACGGACAGACGGCGACCGTGCAGGACGTCATGAACTCCCGGTACGTCAACTACCCGCTGCGGCTGCTCGAGTGTGTGATGCCGTGCGATGGCGCGGCCGCATTGACAATGACGACCCCCGAGCGCGCGAAGGCGCTTCCGAACCGTCCGGCCTACCTGCTCGGATCCGGTCTGGAGCAGTCCAACGCCAACATCTGGCAGACCGACAGGATCACGACTACGCCCGTCGCCACGAGCGCGAAGCGGGCGTTCAACATGGCGGGGTACGCTCCGGGGGACATGCAGTTCGCCGAGTTCTACGATTGATACACCATCCTCGTGGCCGTGAGCCTCGAAGATGCCGGATTCGTTCCAAAGGGCGAGATTGGCCCGTTCTACGAGTCCACCGATACGACCTACAAGGGCTCGTTCCCGATTAACACCGACGGCGGGCAGCTCTCGGGTGGACAGCCCGGACTCGCCGGCGGATTCAGACACGTCATTGAAGGCGCCCGCCAGGTAATGGGCAAAGCCGGGGTCAGGCAGGTACCCCGAAACGACTTATGTATGGTGAATGGTTGAGGGGGCACGGCGAGCGAAATGTGCTCGCTGGTCCTCGGGTCCGAGGACACACTCTAGCCAAGACCTCAAGTCGTTAAGTTCAATAGATTCCCCCCTCTCCCTCTGGGTGAGGGGGGAATCTCGAATTCCTACCCCGTCGACACTCCTTGGTGCTAACGAGATGAACAAAGGGAAAGTCGAACCATGACCACACAGTACACCAAGCCCATGCCGGTCCCCATGAACCCGGAGCTGTCCAAGCCGTTCTGGGAGGCGACGAAGCGCCACGAGCTCGTCATGCCCCGGTGCAGGACGTGCGCCAACATCTTCTTCTACCCGAGGGAGCAGTGTCCGGTCTGCATGTCTGATGACCTCGGCTGGACGCGCGTCAGCGGCAGGGGACGGCTGTACTCGTACACCGTAGTGCACCAGTCGGCGCATCCGGCGTTCCAGCCTGAGACTCCGCACATCTACGCGATCATCCAGCTTAACGAGGGACCGCGAATGCCCTCCAATCTCATCGACTGCGAGATTGAGGACGCTGAGATAGACATGCCTGTCGAGGCCGTCTTCGACGACGCCTCCGACGAGTACACCCTGGTGAAGTTCAAGCCGGCAACCGACGTCTGATCGACTGACAGCCCGACAATCAATTCGCACATCTGGGGCGGACGAAAAGTCCGCCCTTTTCTTTTTCAGATCTCTGCATAACCTCCTCTCCCTCAGGGCGTACCGGGGTAGGTAAACCGACAATTTGTTCGTTCCCGGATCAAGTCCGGGACGGGCTCTGAGCTTGTCGAAGGACACCCCCGCCCCCTGGATTGCCGAGCGGCGAGCCACTTCGTGGGTTCCGGCCCCGTATCGGTGTACGGGGTGACGTTCCTTCGCCGGAATGACGAGTTTTCCTGAGATCTCAGATTATGGGAACAAACTCTGCATCTCGTTCGTCTGTACTTGTGAGACGGCCAGAAACGACCAACTGGCCGCAGTCTGATACAGGAGGACAATGAGATGAACATAACTACGAAGACCCTGCGGGATGCCGCGATGCCGAAGCTCGTACTGCTGACCCTCGGACTCATGCTGATGGCAGTCGTGATCGGATGCGGGACATCATCGGTGGACGAACCTGAAGCTCCTCAGGCCCCGGCAGCGGCTGCGCCTGCCGCACCCGCACCTGCTCCGCAGTCGGCCGCCGCACAGTCTCCGGCGCAGCCGGCAGCCCCCCGGCCTGCCCGGGTGCCCGCTGCTGCAGCCCCATCGGCACCGATGGCGGCACCAGCTCCCGCGCCTGCACCCACCTCAGCGCCTGCTGCAGCGATGATGGAGTCGAGCACCTCCAAGCAGCAGTCCGCGCCTGCTCAGGCTGCTCCAGCATCCGCTCCTACGGCTGCCCCGGCTCCGGCAGCAGCCCAGGCCGCACCAGCCGCCGCTCCTCAGTCTGGTGGAGGGCCTCCCATGCATCCGGGCGTGCCGCCGCAGGACCGGAAGTGGAGTCGTCACTACGAGCAGCAGACACCAGGCGCTACCACGTTCGAGGACTACCAGCGTTCCAGGTTTGTCTGGACCGAGGACGACGCGGTGTCCACGTTCAGCCTCGACACCGACCGCACCTCCTACCACCTCGCGCTGAACTGGGCACGCTCTGGTTACGAAGTAGACCCCGATTCCGTCAGGGCAGAGGAGTGGATCAACTCCTTCAACTATGGCTACGACATGCCCTCCAACCGCGACAGCTTTGCGGTGTCCACCGATGTCATGAAGCACCCACTCCAGGAGCGCACCTATCTGGTACGGCTCGGATTCCAGGCCCCTGAGCTTCGTGACGACAAGCCTCTCAACGTAACCCTGGTGCTCGATGCCTCAGGCTCGATGGGCGACGGCAACCGCGTCGACATAGCCCGCGAGGCCGCCGAGAGTATCCGCAGGAGCCTCGACAAGGATGACCGCATCGGCGTCGTTCACTTCACCACCGATGTTATCCACGGCTACACCGTCAAGCACCAGCGCCCCGACCGTGACGACGTCCAGTGGTCGATCAGCCAGCTAGCTCCGCATGGCAGCACCAACGTGCAGGCCGGACTCGATCTCGGCGTGAAGATGGCCCATCGTATGAGGAGAGAACGTCCCGACGCGTACAACTACATCATCCTGATGTCCGACGGTGTCGCCAACGTGGACGCCACAGACCCGTTCGCCATACTGGAGTCGGCCAGCGACCGTGACAGCGGCAACCCGCTCCGCCTCATCACCATCGGCGTCGGCATCAGCAACTACAACGACTACCTGCTCGAACAGCTTGCCCAGCACGGCAACGGGTGGTACAGGTACCTGAGCACTACCCCACAGGCCCGCGCCACCTTCAGCCGCGAGAACTGGCTCGCACTGTCAGTCCCGTTCGCAGACCAGACTCGTGCACAGGTGACGTGGGACCCGGCAATGGTAGCCTCCTGGCGCCTGATCGGGTACGAGAACCGCGTGACCTCAGACGAGTCGTTCACCGAGAACCGCAAGGAGTTCGCC
This window encodes:
- a CDS encoding antitoxin family protein; the protein is MNANVKARYENGVLTPLEPLDLEEGEEVTLSISEPNTLNRQATESEGPEKEQATCEESVGVRLLKMAEKLRESVPPEAWDSLPTDGAKNYKHYLYGSSKEKD
- a CDS encoding von Willebrand factor type A domain-containing protein; translated protein: MNITTKTLRDAAMPKLVLLTLGLMLMAVVIGCGTSSVDEPEAPQAPAAAAPAAPAPAPQSAAAQSPAQPAAPRPARVPAAAAPSAPMAAPAPAPAPTSAPAAAMMESSTSKQQSAPAQAAPASAPTAAPAPAAAQAAPAAAPQSGGGPPMHPGVPPQDRKWSRHYEQQTPGATTFEDYQRSRFVWTEDDAVSTFSLDTDRTSYHLALNWARSGYEVDPDSVRAEEWINSFNYGYDMPSNRDSFAVSTDVMKHPLQERTYLVRLGFQAPELRDDKPLNVTLVLDASGSMGDGNRVDIAREAAESIRRSLDKDDRIGVVHFTTDVIHGYTVKHQRPDRDDVQWSISQLAPHGSTNVQAGLDLGVKMAHRMRRERPDAYNYIILMSDGVANVDATDPFAILESASDRDSGNPLRLITIGVGISNYNDYLLEQLAQHGNGWYRYLSTTPQARATFSRENWLALSVPFADQTRAQVTWDPAMVASWRLIGYENRVTSDESFTENRKEFAEIPVGAATTVFYEVELTHEGEWAAESKQIEIGDVALRWVTPADGLSNRQQGAILADLSSGTDPLMQFGAVVALASDRYSSLPYIDGRESGYVREELSTLMEELWPLEYELGNLDSYRDLKFLLGHITDSLPDKMISTKPSGYSQ
- a CDS encoding PIN domain-containing protein: MHVVFADTGYWIALASGRDELRPTIVHVTESLDVSMVVTTEMVLVEFLNHMSRGGEYARTVAMDMMMGLLSDSDVEVVPQTTAQFSEALSRYASRLDQRWSLTDCASFLVMEERNITEALAYDRDFEQAGFVSLLRRDRE
- a CDS encoding Zn-ribbon domain-containing OB-fold protein, giving the protein MTTQYTKPMPVPMNPELSKPFWEATKRHELVMPRCRTCANIFFYPREQCPVCMSDDLGWTRVSGRGRLYSYTVVHQSAHPAFQPETPHIYAIIQLNEGPRMPSNLIDCEIEDAEIDMPVEAVFDDASDEYTLVKFKPATDV
- a CDS encoding thiolase family protein; this encodes MTLRGRAAVVGIGEVPTRRLLEGRTLYGLCAEAAKMAINDAGLRKQDIDGLVTDGGAALATMAEYIDIKPNFATGVSMQGASGATATTVAASAINAGLCETVLVVMGNSRSSGPPGGGASVRSEWEEPYGMAPGAGTGYALIYNRHMYEYGTTQEQMAKVASDQRFNAVENPNAVFNGQTATVQDVMNSRYVNYPLRLLECVMPCDGAAALTMTTPERAKALPNRPAYLLGSGLEQSNANIWQTDRITTTPVATSAKRAFNMAGYAPGDMQFAEFYD